One Nomascus leucogenys isolate Asia chromosome 22a, Asia_NLE_v1, whole genome shotgun sequence DNA segment encodes these proteins:
- the LOC100591004 gene encoding gamma-crystallin B isoform X1 yields the protein MGKITFYEDRAFQGRSYECTTDCPNLQPYLSRCNSIRVESGCWMIYERPNYQGHQYFLRRGEYPDYQQWMGLSDSIRSCCLIPPVSHSGTYRMKIYERDELRGQMSELTDDCLSVQDRFRLTEIHSLNVLEGSWILYEMPNYRGRQYLLRPGEYRRFLDWGAPNAKVGSLRRVIDLY from the exons ATGGGAAAG ATCACCTTCTACGAGGACAGGGCCTTCCAGGGCCGCAGCTATGAATGCACCACTGACTGCCCCAACCTACAACCCTATCTCAGCCGCTGCAACTCCATCCGGGTAGAGAGCGGCTGCTGGATGATCTATGAGCGCCCCAACTACCAGGGCCACCAGTACTTTCTGCGGCGCGGGGAGTACCCTGACTACCAGCAGTGGATGGGCCTTAGCGACTCCATCCGCTCCTGCTGCCTCATCCCCCCGGTGAGT CACTCTGGCACTTACAGAATGAAGATCTACGAGAGAGATGAATTGAGGGGACAAATGTCAGAGCTCACAGACGACTGTCTCTCTGTTCAGGACCGCTTCCGCCTCACTGAAATTCACTCCCTCAATGTGCTGGAGGGCAGCTGGATCCTCTATGAGATGCCCAACTACAGGGGGAGGCAGTATCTGCTGAGGCCTGGGGAGTACAGGAGGTTTCTTGACTGGGGGGCTCCAAATGCCAAAGTTGGCTCTCTTAGACGAGTCATAGATCTGTACTGA
- the LOC100591004 gene encoding gamma-crystallin B isoform X2, with protein MGKITFYEDRAFQGRSYECTTDCPNLQPYLSRCNSIRVESGCWMIYERPNYQGHQYFLRRGEYPDYQQWMGLSDSIRSCCLIPPHSGTYRMKIYERDELRGQMSELTDDCLSVQDRFRLTEIHSLNVLEGSWILYEMPNYRGRQYLLRPGEYRRFLDWGAPNAKVGSLRRVIDLY; from the exons ATGGGAAAG ATCACCTTCTACGAGGACAGGGCCTTCCAGGGCCGCAGCTATGAATGCACCACTGACTGCCCCAACCTACAACCCTATCTCAGCCGCTGCAACTCCATCCGGGTAGAGAGCGGCTGCTGGATGATCTATGAGCGCCCCAACTACCAGGGCCACCAGTACTTTCTGCGGCGCGGGGAGTACCCTGACTACCAGCAGTGGATGGGCCTTAGCGACTCCATCCGCTCCTGCTGCCTCATCCCCCCG CACTCTGGCACTTACAGAATGAAGATCTACGAGAGAGATGAATTGAGGGGACAAATGTCAGAGCTCACAGACGACTGTCTCTCTGTTCAGGACCGCTTCCGCCTCACTGAAATTCACTCCCTCAATGTGCTGGAGGGCAGCTGGATCCTCTATGAGATGCCCAACTACAGGGGGAGGCAGTATCTGCTGAGGCCTGGGGAGTACAGGAGGTTTCTTGACTGGGGGGCTCCAAATGCCAAAGTTGGCTCTCTTAGACGAGTCATAGATCTGTACTGA